DNA from Ziziphus jujuba cultivar Dongzao chromosome 2, ASM3175591v1:
TGTTAGGTCCaagcaaatcaaactccaaccaATCAACTCAAATTTTCATCTTGGATCCCAGAAAGTCTCAGGACACAGCAATTGTTCTAAGATCTCTCGCAATCTCTCGACAGGACATCTTGGATTCCCTCATTGATGGCCAGGGACTTGGTTCTGATACCCTCGAGAAACTCACCAAAATTTCACCaaccaaagaagaagaaaccaatattCTCAATTTCAATGGCAACCCACAAAAACTTGCAGATGCAGAATCTTTCCTCTACCACATTCTCAAAACTGTTCCTTCTGCATTTACTCGTTTCAACGCGATGCTATTCAGAGCAAATTATGAGCCAGAAATTCTTCATCTTAAAGAATCATTGCAGACTCTGGAACTGGGATGCAAAGAGCTGAGAGCTCGAGGTCTTTTCCTTAAACTTCTCGAAGCCATTCTCAAAGCCGGAAACAGAATGAATGCAGGAACTGCAAGAGGAAATGCATTGGGTTTCAACCTCAGTACTCTTCGGAAACTCTCTGATATAAAAAGCACAGATGGAAAGACCACTCTCCTCCATTTTGTTGTTGAACAAGTAGCTCGATCAGAGGGTCGTCGATGTGGGACAAACCAGGAAAACATCATCAGCACATCagaagaccaagaaaaagagtATCTAATGCTTGGTTTACCAGCTTTAGAGGGACTAAGTGCTGAATTTTCAAATGTAAAGAAAGCAGCTTTTATAGAATATGAAAGTTTCATCAATATGTGCAGCAACATCAATGGAAAACTAGCTGAGATTGATCAGAAAATACTGTCAAGTTGTGGGAATGGAGATGAGAGATCAGATGGGTTTGTGAAGGAGATGAAAGGGTTTCTAGAGGAATGTGAGGAAGAGCTTGAGGTGGTGAGAGAGGAACAAAGTAAAGTTATGGAGATGGTGAAAAGAACTACCGAGTATTACCAAGCAGGAGCTTTGAAAGACAAAGGAGAAAATCCACTTCAGCTATTTATCACTGTGAAGGATTTCCTTGACATGGTTGATCAAGTTTGTGTGGATATCAAACGAAAAATGCAGAAGAAGAGTGTTGGAATTACTACAAATACTGTTGGATCATCTCCTCCATTGTCACCTACAACAATAACACAGAAGATGTTCCAACACTTGAACTCACATTTCATGCAGGATGCGTCTTCCATATCTTCCAGTGATTCAGAAACTGATTTCTGAAGCTGTTTGTCTGCTATAATTTTGTAGAATTTTGATGAATAACAAGATAGCAAAATAAGTTATAAGTTAGAGAATATGTTAACATATATCAGCAACAAACTGTAGTTGTAATAAGACGAATGCTGCCCCTGCTCATGATAATTTTAGTAGAGTGAATATTTGTTTGATTAATTTCTATGACATGCTCTGAGTTTGATCTCTCACTTGCTTTCCCTGACTCCTTTGATATCCCTAAAATTTCTCTTCTCCCAAACATAGAAACAGTCAAATCCACATCTTTATATTTAACAGATactgtaaattttaatttaaaatcttcctggtttttcattaattatgataatctgttgataaaataaaaatgtacaaATTTGGCATATGAAACTTAGAAAGCAAGAAAGCTTTATGCAAGCAAGAGTTCATGGACCTGAGTATTGCATTTGATAACAAACCTGAGTCTGTGTAACTCATCCTCCAGCAAATCATAAGGAGGGAATTCAACAAAGGAAGAGCATTTCAAATAGATACTTAAAGTCAATTGGTTAGCAACTTTATCACCAATCATGATTCTTGAACTGCTAGAACATGTTGAGATCCACCAGCACAAAATTTACAAGACCTGCAGTGTCGAGATCTCAGCTACAAATCTGACTGGTGAAGAATGAAGAGCATAAGGAAGAGAGAATCTCATATATAACCTGAATTGCTAATGAATTCTCAGCAATATTCTTCCAATGCGGGCCAAAGTTTCTAATTTCTTCTGCATAATGGCATCTCTCAGTGATCAGTTGACAGAAATGGAGGCTCTAAACAATGTTACATTGAAAGTCTAACAGACAAAGTTTATTGCAACCGAAGTGCAATATGAGAAAGAAAGACTgacataattttttatagtagAATTAATCTTACATATAGCCGCAGATCTTTTTAAGTTCCCGCATAATATGCAGGGTTTTAGATTGAAGCTGGTGAGCAGTACGTATTATGTTTTCATTCAATACACAGTATATATGTGGGCTTTTATGCACAAAGTCCATCTTCGGAGGGATATATACTACACTGCATCTTTGGAAGGATATATACTACACTGCAAAAAAGGCAGAGCGCCACAGATTGAAAAGGAAGGAGCTCAAAGCATAGGAAAGCAATCGAATATATGATTGAATTTTAAAGCCAAAATCTTGGATTTTGAATCAGCCATTATGACTAAAACACAAACATTTTGACTGCATTCGAGATCACTTGGAACTGAAATCCTACCATAACTTATAAAAGTTGTGAGGAAAAAAGTTTATACATACCAATAATATTATAAGAAATATGAACTGCAATTAAAATGGGAATTGAACATAGCTATTTAAGCAGAAGATAAAGTATGTTGCTTAATggtatttttgaaaagaaagtgTGGATCACCAACAATGGCAATGGAACCTATAATATGGCACTTTAAAAGtctcaattaatattttttttaaatttttttttttaagatgaaaATGTAAATTAAGGAATTTTTCTTACTACTAAAGGAATCATTTCAGAGACAAGAAGAGACAAATCATATGAACTCCAAATGGATTCAATTCATAGAAGATTAAAGGACATTTTCTAGATGGTCatataagaaaagaagaaagttgAATGCCCCTCTTCTggcaaaaatactaaaatacacCAATTATAGAAGAACCATACTGCACATTATGAACATCTGAATATGATTATTaggagaaaattaatattttacgcACATCGAAATAGAATCTTTCGTGTTAACTCCTATTTTATAAACAGAGAGAGTGCTTTTAATCTCTTTTGAACAGTTAATGATTTGTTAAGTATTGAGAATTATCATTTGTTCAATAAcagatttaatattaaatttttaattgatgtggCACATTAACATTTAACATGTCAAtatgtttctattttatattaaaaatatattcctaacagaatatattttatataaatacatatacaaaGTGCTAAGTGTTGAGGAttacatgtatttatatataccatatatatatatatatagagagagagagagagagtttttagTATCTCTGTCCTTTTAATTATTAAGCTTTTATACTTTGGTTCTTTTATATTCTTTTCAACATTTTGGtccttaaaatttaattttttatatattattatctattggtccttaaattattttttgtcgattttttagcaaatttaagcTATGTAGTACActtaataaaacaacaaaattataaaattaaaacaaccTCACAAGGCTCCTACATGTTggatcaagtgtactataagtCCAAATAGCCAAGATGCAAAAGCTTAATAATTGAAGAAGTATAGTTGCTAAATAAccgcattatatatatatatatatatatatatatatatatattatttacaatTCTATTATAAAGGCATGtactttcattttcatttgtagATATGTAAATTATGgaatataaatttgtaattacATATACTTTGACT
Protein-coding regions in this window:
- the LOC107419325 gene encoding formin-like protein 4; translated protein: MSIAWTIVATAATTLVVATIFFFLFHKFYVARRNQLESEVNSSFRREAVITRTREDRLKKIGSNVKGVFVDENSMEVLYLKKLESGQLGTDFPKVMFNPSYEDDQEEEEEEEKRVDVREETCGRSKPHNEEVHLLHLDSTDFSFADSVMSKHVMQKPIQVPPSTPSMVMQKPTPLVLPPSTPPPPPPPPPPPPPPPPPPPPPPPPILVRTKPLLPPNLPKPPTAGGASKKNKTEISTRENSKTIGFSQMKLKPLHWDKVAADVDHSMVWDEINDGSFRVDDELMESLFGYGTKNHQSSERNSNTLLGPSKSNSNQSTQIFILDPRKSQDTAIVLRSLAISRQDILDSLIDGQGLGSDTLEKLTKISPTKEEETNILNFNGNPQKLADAESFLYHILKTVPSAFTRFNAMLFRANYEPEILHLKESLQTLELGCKELRARGLFLKLLEAILKAGNRMNAGTARGNALGFNLSTLRKLSDIKSTDGKTTLLHFVVEQVARSEGRRCGTNQENIISTSEDQEKEYLMLGLPALEGLSAEFSNVKKAAFIEYESFINMCSNINGKLAEIDQKILSSCGNGDERSDGFVKEMKGFLEECEEELEVVREEQSKVMEMVKRTTEYYQAGALKDKGENPLQLFITVKDFLDMVDQVCVDIKRKMQKKSVGITTNTVGSSPPLSPTTITQKMFQHLNSHFMQDASSISSSDSETDF